From Brienomyrus brachyistius isolate T26 unplaced genomic scaffold, BBRACH_0.4 scaffold58, whole genome shotgun sequence, a single genomic window includes:
- the LOC125724931 gene encoding RAC-beta serine/threonine-protein kinase-like — MNDVTVVKEGWLHKRGEYIKTWRPRYFILKSDGCFIGYKERPETSDHSLPPLNNFSVAECQLMKTERPKPNTFVIRCLQWTTVIERTFHVESNEEREEWMKAIQTVANGLKMREEEEAMDFRFSSDGSGLEEMEVTMSKSRSKVTMNDFDYLKLLGKGTFGKVILVKEKATGVYYAMKILRKEVIIAKDEVAHTVTESRVLQNTRHPFLTTLKYAFQTHDRLCFVMEYANGGELFFHLSRERVFTEDRARFYGAEIVSALEYLHSRDVVYRDLKLENLMLDKDGHIKITDFGLCKEGITDGATMKTFCGTPEYLAPEVLEDNDYGRAVDWWGLGVVMYEMMCGRLPFYNQDHERLFELILMEEIRFPRNLSPEAKALLAGLLKKDPKQRLGGGTDDAKEVMTHRFFSSINWQDVLQKKLTPPFKPQVTSETDTRYFDDEFTAQTITLTPPDKYDSLDCEESDHFPQFSYSASIRE, encoded by the exons ATGAACGACGTTACCGTGGTGAAAGAAGGGTGGCTTCACAAGCGAG GTGAGTACATCAAGACCTGGAGGCCACGGTACTTCATCCTGAAGAGCGATGGCTGCTTCATCGGCTACAAGGAGCGGCCTGAGACGTCGGACCACAGTCTCCCCCCTCTCAACAACTTCTCGGTGGCAG AGTGCCAGTTGATGAAGACGGAGAGGCCCAAACCGAACACCTTCGTGATCCGGTGCCTGCAGTGGACCACGGTCATCGAGCGCACCTTCCACGTGGAGAGCAATGAGGAGCG GGAAGAGTGGATGAAGGCCATCCAGACCGTGGCCAACGGCCTGAAGATGCGCGAGGAGGAGGAAGCGATGGATTTCCGCTTTAGCAGCGACGGCAGCGGCTTGGAGGAGATGGAAGTGACCATGTCCAAGTCGCGCAGCAAAGTG ACCATGAATGACTTTGACTACCTGAAGTTGCTGGGTAAAGGCACCTTCGGCAAGGTGATCCTGGTGAAGGAGAAGGCCACGGGTGTGTACTACGCCATGAAGATCCTGCGCAAGGAAGTCATCATCGCCAAG gaTGAAGTGGCACACACCGTGACTGAGAGCCGGGTGTTACAGAATACCAGGCACCCTTTCCTCACT ACACTAAAGTACGCCTTTCAGACCCACGACCGCCTCTGCTTTGTGATGGAGTACGCCAATGGAGGAGAG TTGTTCTTTCACCTTTCCCGGGAGCGCGTCTTCACCGAGGACCGGGCGCGATTCTACGGCGCCGAGATCGTGTCCGCGCTGGAGTACCTGCACTCGCGAGATGTGGTCTACAGGGATCTCAAG CTGGAGAACCTTATGCTAGACAAGGATGGCCACATCAAGATTACGGACTTCGGCCTGTGCAAGGAAGGCATCACCGACGGTGCCACCATGAAgaccttctgcggcacccccgAGTACCTGGCCCCCGAG GTGCTGGAGGACAATGACTATGGCCGGGCAGTGGACTGGTGGGGGCTGGGCGTGGTCATGTACGAGATGATGTGCGGCCGGCTGCCCTTCTACAACCAGGACCACGAGCGGCTATTCGAACTCATCCTCATGGAGGAGATTCGCTTCCCCAGGAACCTGTCTCCTGAGGCCAAGGCGCTTCTGGCTGGGTTGCTCAAAAAGGACCCCAAGCAGAG GCTTGGAGGAGGGACTGACGACGCTAAGGAAGTGATGACCCACAGATTCTTCAGCTCCATCAACTGGCAGGATGTTCTCCAGAAGAAG CTGACCCCGCCCTTCAAGCCCCAGGTGACGTCGGAGACGGACACCCGTTACTTTGATGACGAGTTCACAGCACAGACCATCACGCTCACACCTCCGGACAAGT ATGACAGCCTGGACTGCGAGGAGTCGGACCACTTCCCGCAGTTCTCGTACTCGGCCAGCATACGCGAGTGA
- the si:ch211-266i6.3 gene encoding cytoskeleton-associated protein 2: MDPVMRRKMNTKKDKENTEPATEGNRSTTQPTLKNRKAGVEARGLAKASKKNEGATLRATKTLIEQQNEPRAGPAAQPSNEKRRTISQAFLSQQAVQQKKLVAEVVKPHAAGPPKPIPGTYKGRVVQSKVSSFWKPAGGDSEAEAKGPARPMAPTAAVTKSGNLTRARAMSTAAAVPAKPQVQKMALPPRSKSVPHKPPQPPANKNTGNTIPKPAAPKPQRPAPRLESSSKGPAVGALARPGSSKAPGTLRRKEPILSVKPRPPGVAATEKRAPKPPSASTMSQYRVTTETAEERRAKLSVWLAAKGKTLKRPPAALPTAAISKPATKPHPKPRADSQPQTVAGKPDSNLQLQPMVQPGLDLLPAGESVSDLGSEPERPTSPKPDLLNTTLDLLDSSDLELSVDPEIRMDDLVINLCTAMEAMEVASASDANSGDRGNSEEDVGEDKLDEMEGNREEEDIPVKEECEEELEQDDEVGKEVEGASVLRYSVRTTPYLQSVKRRIQQDATPGSVPRRQSTIKDLKFLTPVRRSCRIQRQSARLPAMLAEHDPCVASLAELARLDDAVGDVSAYIYRHNPALPDDQLYQPKEAGL; the protein is encoded by the exons ATGGATCCGGTAATGCGAAGGAAAATGAACACTAAAAAG GATAAAGAGAACACTGAACCAGCAACGGAAGGCAATAGATCAACAACCCAGCCGACGCTTAAGAACAGGAAAGCAGGTGTGGAGGCACGCGGACTGGCCAAAGCCAGTAAGAAAAATGAGGGAGCCACCCTCAGGGCCACCAAGACCCTGATTGAGCAGCAGAATGAGCCGAGGGCGGGGCCAGCAGCTCAGCCGTCCAATGAGAAGCGCCGGACCATCAGCCAGGCCTTCCTTTCCCAGCAAGCAGTGCAGCAGAAGAAGCTGGTTGCAGAGGTTGTCAAGCCCCATGCTGCCGGCCCACCCAAGCCCATCCCAGGCACCTATAAGGGCCGGGTGGTTCAGTCTAAGGTGAGCTCCTTTTGGAAGCCAGCTGGTGGCGACAGTGAGGCAGAGGCTAAAGGCCCCGCAAGGCCGATGGCACCAACGGCAGCCGTCACAAAGTCAGGGAATTTGACCAGGGCGAGAGCCATGTCCACAGCTGCTGCAGTGCCCGCAAAGCcccaagtgcagaaaatggctCTGCCCCCCAGATCCAAATCGGTACCACACAAGCCACCTCAACCCCCAGCCAACAAGAACACAGGGAACACGATTCCAAAGCCAGCTGCCCCCAAGCCTCAGCGGCCAGCTCCTCGCCTAGAGTCCTCATCGAAGGGGCCGGCTGTAGGTGCCCTGGCCAGACCAGGCTCCAGCAAGGCGCCTGGCACTCTAAGGAGGAAGGAGCCGATTCTGAGTGTCAAGCCCAGGCCTCCAGGGGTGGCAGCAACAGAGAAAAGAGCCCCAAAGCCTCCGAGCGCCAGTACCATGAGCCAGTACCGGGTTACCACGGAAACCGCGGAGGAAAGAAG AGCCAAGCTCTCAGTGTGGCTGGCCGCCAAGGGGAAGACCCTGAAAAGGCCCCCGGCCGCGTTGCCCACCGCAGCCATTTCGAAACCTGCGACCAAACCGCACCCAAAGCCCAGAGCTGACTCCCAGCCCCAGACTGTTGCGGGAAAGCCGGATTCGAACTTGCAACTTCAGCCTATGGTCCAGCCAGGATTGGACCTCTTACCTGCCGGGGAATCTGTGTCTGACCTCGGGTCAGAACCTGAGAGACCGACCTCACCCAAGCCGGACCTGCTGAACACTACTTTGGACTTGCTGGACAGCTCGGACTTGGAGCTGTCCGTGGACCCGGAAATCCGAATGGATGAT CTGGTGATTAATCTCTGCACTGCTATGGAGGCCATGGAAGTGGCTTCAGCGTCCGATGCGA ATTCAGGAGACCGTGGCAACAGTGAGGAGGACGTCGGAGAGGATAAATTGGACGAGATGGAGGggaacagagaggaggaggacatcCCAGTGAAGGAGGAGTGTGAAGAGGAGCTGGAGCAGGATGATGAAGTTGGGAAGGAGGTGGAGGGAGCATCAGTGTTGAGATACAGCGTGAGGACCACACCCTacctgcagag TGTGAAGAGGAGGATCCAGCAGGACGCAACTCCGGGCAGCGTCCCCCGCCGCCAAAGCACCATCAAGGACCTGAAGTTCCTGACGCCGGTGCGTCGCTCGTGCCGGATCCAGCGGCAGTCCGCGCGGCTTCCGGCCATGCTGGCGGAGCACGACCCGTGCGTGGCTTCTCTCGCCGAGCTGGCGCGGCTGGACGACGCCGTCGGGGATGTTAGCGCCTACATCTACCGCCACAACCCCGCCCTGCCGGACGATCAGCTGTACCAGCCCAAAGAGGCGGGCCTCTGA